The following proteins are co-located in the Enoplosus armatus isolate fEnoArm2 chromosome 10, fEnoArm2.hap1, whole genome shotgun sequence genome:
- the LOC139291868 gene encoding gastrula zinc finger protein XlCGF49.1-like gives MPSTALNPAIKAPIVGADGHVGHPSHVSQFAQQQQNVFPHTINKSLDCSFCGERFLSREDLIVHRVSHTGESPVLCSFCGKSFVNKTTLSIHMRIHTGEKPYACTQCGKRFTQNGSLKIHLRTHSGEKPYTCNQCTASFNNPSNLRRHMITHNMNGVL, from the coding sequence ATGCCTTCAACAGCATTGAATCCTGCAATAAAAGCACCAATCGTAGGAGCTGATGGTCATGTTGGGCACCCCAGTCATGTCAGCCAGTtcgctcagcagcagcagaacgtCTTCCCCCACACCATCAACAAATCCCTGGACTGCAGCTTCTGCGGTGAGCGCTTCCTCAGCCGCGAAGACCTGATTGTGCACCGGGTAAGTCACACTGGGGAGTCGCCCGTTCTGTGTTCATTTTGCGGCAAGTCGTTCGTCAACAAGACCACACTGAGCATCCACATGCGCATTCACACCGGGGAGAAGCCGTACGCTTGTACGCAGTGTGGGAAACGCTTCACGCAGAACGGCAGCCTGAAGATCCACCTGAGGACTCACTCTGGAGAGAAGCCGTACACCTGCAATCAATGCACCGCCAGCTTTAACAACCCCAGCAACCTGCGCAGGCACATGATCACGCACAACATGAACGGAGTGCTCTGA